A stretch of the Saprospiraceae bacterium genome encodes the following:
- a CDS encoding amidohydrolase family protein, with the protein MECIFRNIRIIDPNSPNHQQVRDVWIKDGTIVEIKAKINLTKKVKEIQGKDTCLSPGWIDLGCLHGEPGFEHRETLESIANAACKGGYTSICCFPNTHPVIHSKSEVNFIKTKSENLPVHIYPIGALSKECKSEELAEILQMDEAGAIAFSDGKKPIQKSGLLMRALEYVRLIPNGLIINSSVDKGIAGSGQMHEAFTSTSLGLKGIPSLSETIHLYRDIEILKYTQSRLLIHKLSTAEAVSQLKLDRSKVKNLYCSVSVFNLLYNDTQLEDFNTNLKLEPPLRSERDRKALVKGVQDGTIDIICSDHTPWDTEMKDLEFQSAAFGAINLETAFAAYSTLLSKELSIDQWVQAVSINPAKILQIPISTIQVGSTGDFTWFDPNKEWTYKLEDSASLSKNSPFIGKTFKGKVLGCYSKSSFYSN; encoded by the coding sequence ATGGAATGTATTTTTAGAAACATCCGGATCATTGATCCCAATAGTCCAAATCATCAACAGGTACGTGATGTCTGGATTAAAGATGGAACGATTGTTGAAATTAAAGCAAAAATCAATCTTACTAAGAAAGTTAAAGAAATTCAAGGAAAAGATACGTGTTTGTCTCCTGGTTGGATTGACTTGGGATGTTTGCATGGCGAACCTGGATTTGAACACAGAGAAACCTTAGAATCAATTGCAAATGCCGCATGTAAAGGAGGTTATACTTCAATATGTTGTTTTCCAAATACACATCCGGTTATACATTCTAAATCTGAAGTAAATTTCATAAAAACCAAATCGGAGAATTTACCAGTTCATATTTACCCAATTGGTGCTTTGAGCAAAGAATGCAAATCAGAAGAACTCGCTGAAATACTTCAAATGGATGAAGCCGGTGCTATTGCATTTTCAGATGGGAAAAAACCCATTCAAAAAAGTGGTCTATTGATGCGTGCGTTGGAATATGTGAGGCTTATTCCAAATGGATTGATTATTAATTCAAGTGTAGACAAAGGAATTGCTGGATCCGGACAAATGCATGAAGCTTTTACGAGCACTTCTTTAGGACTCAAAGGAATTCCTTCTTTGTCAGAAACAATCCATCTCTACCGGGATATTGAAATTCTAAAATATACACAATCCAGATTATTAATTCATAAACTATCTACTGCGGAAGCAGTCAGTCAACTGAAACTTGACAGGTCGAAAGTTAAAAATTTATATTGTTCGGTATCTGTGTTTAATTTATTGTACAATGATACACAGCTTGAAGATTTTAATACAAATCTTAAGCTGGAACCGCCATTACGGTCAGAACGGGATCGGAAAGCACTTGTTAAAGGAGTGCAAGATGGTACCATTGATATTATTTGTTCTGATCATACTCCATGGGATACCGAAATGAAAGACCTGGAATTTCAATCAGCTGCTTTTGGTGCAATTAATTTAGAAACAGCATTTGCTGCCTATTCAACATTATTGAGCAAAGAACTTTCCATTGATCAATGGGTTCAGGCAGTTAGTATCAACCCTGCTAAAATCCTCCAAATACCAATTAGCACCATACAAGTTGGTTCTACAGGTGATTTTACCTGGTTTGACCCAAATAAAGAATGGACATATAAGCTGGAAGACAGTGCTTCGCTTTCAAAAAACAGTCCTTTTATTGGTAAAACATTTAAGGGAAAAGTTTTAGGCTGTTATAGTAAATCCAGTTTTTATTCAAATTAA
- a CDS encoding BatA domain-containing protein — protein MQFVFPTFLWTLFILAIPVLIHLFYFRRYKKIEFTNVRFLKELVEETATRNRIKNLLILLARLCALAALILAFAQPFSNNGQSAIKQTQSISIYIDNSWSMNANSEDGSLLQKAKRRTRDIILASSDNDRFQLLTNDFEGKHQRLVSKDDALIFLEEIKSGPAVQPLSKIIAKQSQCFKNAGVGHGIAYLLSDFQRSICDLDSNLVDSSLAINLVPIQSVEENNVSIDTAYFDSPVLLPGQTHALIYKVSNFGNSPVDNLSTSYSINGQEYPGKPIFIQTGKSKTDTFYIKVPDQSWQKIIIKIKDFPVQFDDSYYMSYKTDQQIDVLVLYSKEIPVILLKALESIPFFKVKSQQQNQIDYSKLGNFRLIILNELADISTGMATELQKATQQACNLFIFPRPVTALNDNINLVPILNIPQFTNFDTARKLATHANLDSDIFKDVFNPTRDQIKLPTSFGHYTLSGGAPFEKIVTFRDGLPMISRIKAGNASVFISASPLDQKFNDLSKNAEIFLPLLFKAAIASERNQNYTFDLSNNPQINLTLQENINEQDFIVSLVGPETFIPSFRISGKNLIIDLYDQLKTAGIYTINNKEELLAYSTFNDSRRESNLSVIRPEELSLSYGGFCKLINDNNNSDFTSVIKSERSGPFLWWYLLIASFIFLIIESLLIRFWKNH, from the coding sequence ATGCAATTTGTTTTTCCTACTTTTCTTTGGACTCTATTCATTTTAGCAATACCTGTTTTAATTCACCTTTTTTATTTCAGAAGGTATAAAAAAATTGAATTTACCAACGTTCGCTTTCTTAAAGAATTGGTTGAAGAAACAGCAACCAGAAATCGCATTAAAAATTTATTGATCTTATTAGCGCGACTTTGTGCGCTGGCAGCTTTGATACTTGCATTTGCACAACCATTTTCAAACAACGGTCAAAGTGCAATAAAACAAACGCAATCTATCAGCATATACATTGACAATAGTTGGTCTATGAATGCAAATTCTGAGGATGGTAGCTTATTGCAAAAAGCAAAAAGAAGAACCAGGGATATTATCCTTGCTTCTTCAGATAATGATCGTTTTCAATTGCTTACCAATGATTTTGAAGGGAAACATCAACGACTTGTTTCAAAAGATGATGCTTTGATTTTTCTGGAAGAAATTAAAAGTGGACCCGCAGTTCAACCCTTATCGAAAATTATTGCTAAGCAAAGTCAATGTTTTAAAAATGCAGGGGTCGGGCACGGTATCGCCTATTTATTATCCGACTTTCAAAGGTCCATATGTGACCTGGATTCAAATTTAGTGGATTCAAGCCTTGCAATCAATTTAGTGCCTATACAAAGTGTAGAAGAAAATAATGTCAGCATTGATACCGCTTATTTTGATTCCCCGGTATTACTCCCAGGCCAAACACACGCATTAATTTATAAAGTAAGTAATTTTGGAAACAGTCCGGTAGATAATTTAAGTACTTCGTATTCTATAAACGGACAAGAATATCCTGGAAAACCTATCTTTATCCAAACTGGAAAATCTAAAACAGATACTTTTTATATAAAAGTCCCTGATCAGTCCTGGCAAAAAATTATAATCAAAATAAAAGATTTCCCAGTCCAATTTGATGATTCCTATTATATGTCTTATAAGACTGACCAACAAATAGATGTGTTGGTACTTTATTCAAAAGAAATTCCGGTAATTTTATTAAAAGCATTGGAATCAATCCCTTTTTTTAAAGTTAAAAGTCAGCAACAAAATCAAATTGACTATAGTAAACTTGGAAATTTTCGATTGATTATTTTAAATGAATTAGCAGATATTAGCACGGGAATGGCAACTGAATTGCAAAAAGCGACTCAACAAGCTTGCAATTTATTTATATTTCCTAGACCTGTGACTGCATTAAATGATAATATTAATTTAGTTCCGATATTAAATATTCCACAATTTACAAATTTCGATACAGCAAGAAAACTTGCAACCCATGCCAATCTGGATTCTGATATCTTTAAAGATGTTTTTAATCCAACAAGAGATCAAATTAAATTACCAACTAGTTTTGGACATTATACGTTAAGTGGTGGGGCACCTTTTGAAAAGATTGTAACGTTTCGAGATGGATTGCCCATGATTAGTCGGATTAAAGCCGGTAATGCGTCGGTTTTTATTTCAGCAAGTCCTCTAGATCAAAAGTTTAATGACTTATCAAAAAATGCTGAAATATTTTTACCCTTGTTATTTAAAGCAGCTATTGCATCAGAAAGAAACCAGAATTATACTTTTGATTTAAGTAATAACCCACAAATTAATTTGACCCTCCAGGAAAATATCAATGAACAAGATTTTATAGTCAGTTTGGTTGGTCCTGAAACATTTATTCCTTCATTCAGAATTTCTGGTAAAAATTTAATAATAGACTTATACGATCAACTTAAAACCGCTGGAATTTATACAATCAATAATAAAGAAGAACTATTAGCATATTCTACCTTTAATGATAGCAGGAGAGAATCCAATTTATCTGTTATCAGACCGGAAGAATTATCATTATCTTATGGAGGTTTTTGCAAATTAATAAATGACAATAACAATTCCGATTTTACGAGTGTAATTAAATCTGAGCGATCAGGACCCTTTCTTTGGTGGTATTTATTAATTGCATCTTTTATATTTCTGATTATTGAATCCTTATTAATCCGGTTTTGGAAAAATCATTAA
- a CDS encoding right-handed parallel beta-helix repeat-containing protein translates to MRFISIILFGCLFVSASGRGIYVSVTGNDLNKGTHWFLPFRTLQKAANMAVVGDTVYIMKGDYYSDAEALIDFDKSGTENAWIVFKNYRNHQPVLQVKTKYGIHLNSCNYVSIEGLTIQTQKIFGTQTQLSDSITTGIYLDGTYEAPCNHIKLYNNFIKDHRGSAVMAKYYDYLTLSYNKFFKNATQAGGQATLELINGVFTDDINRLHSFIQSNTFEKNSVNDSSLVSSCSPVMRVHMAEKAESRYKSKVLIYNNIIYTNGSGAVWMENALGIDLINNSFYRNSENRICKHPEIQLIGSEYINVLNNIIYASDGKSGISSLVSREILIKNNLQFNCNSSEYGIGAIKSDPLFEYAKPGQDQYNFRLKGNSPAINAGLDSLISDTDYEGNKRKVDLHVDLGAIEFTNRILPSLKNFKTEIPSTGIKSYWSSLYTKDQKVYTVWNEENMPFYVKVYDFQGNVIREAKNEENAFEMDFNGLEPGFYTIQVFNEKSSHSDRIEIKKRL, encoded by the coding sequence ATGCGGTTTATTTCAATAATCCTGTTTGGATGTTTATTTGTTTCTGCTTCCGGCAGAGGAATCTATGTTTCAGTCACAGGAAATGACCTTAATAAAGGGACTCATTGGTTTCTTCCTTTCAGAACTTTACAGAAAGCTGCAAACATGGCAGTTGTAGGTGATACGGTTTATATCATGAAAGGAGATTATTATTCAGATGCCGAGGCATTGATTGATTTTGATAAAAGCGGCACCGAGAATGCATGGATCGTATTTAAAAATTACAGAAATCACCAACCTGTATTGCAGGTAAAAACCAAATACGGAATCCATTTGAACTCATGCAATTATGTAAGTATCGAAGGACTAACTATACAAACACAGAAAATTTTTGGGACGCAAACGCAGCTATCAGATTCCATTACAACAGGAATTTATTTAGACGGCACCTATGAAGCCCCCTGCAACCATATTAAATTATACAATAATTTTATCAAAGACCACCGGGGAAGTGCAGTAATGGCAAAGTATTACGATTATCTTACTTTAAGCTATAATAAATTTTTTAAAAATGCCACCCAAGCAGGAGGACAAGCGACTTTGGAATTAATAAACGGCGTTTTTACGGATGACATTAATAGACTTCATAGTTTTATTCAATCGAATACCTTTGAAAAAAACAGTGTCAATGATTCCAGTCTGGTAAGTTCCTGCAGTCCGGTTATGCGGGTACACATGGCAGAAAAAGCTGAAAGTCGATATAAGTCCAAAGTTTTAATCTATAATAATATCATATATACCAATGGTTCCGGGGCTGTCTGGATGGAAAATGCGCTTGGAATCGATCTGATAAATAACAGCTTTTATAGAAATTCGGAAAATCGCATTTGCAAGCACCCGGAGATCCAACTGATTGGAAGTGAATATATTAATGTATTAAATAATATCATTTATGCCTCGGATGGAAAATCCGGAATTTCATCCTTAGTAAGCAGAGAAATTCTTATAAAAAATAATTTGCAATTCAACTGCAACAGCAGCGAATATGGAATAGGGGCGATTAAATCTGATCCTTTGTTTGAATATGCTAAACCAGGACAAGATCAATATAATTTTCGCTTAAAAGGGAATAGTCCTGCAATCAATGCCGGACTTGATAGTTTGATATCAGATACAGATTATGAAGGCAACAAAAGAAAGGTTGACCTCCATGTGGATCTGGGGGCCATTGAATTTACAAATCGAATTCTACCTTCTTTAAAAAATTTCAAAACAGAAATTCCATCTACTGGGATTAAATCCTACTGGAGCAGTTTGTATACAAAAGACCAAAAGGTATATACGGTTTGGAACGAAGAAAACATGCCATTTTATGTAAAAGTATATGATTTTCAAGGCAATGTGATTCGTGAAGCTAAAAATGAAGAAAATGCCTTTGAAATGGATTTCAATGGTTTAGAACCTGGATTCTACACGATTCAGGTTTTTAATGAAAAAAGCAGTCATTCGGATCGAATTGAAATAAAAAAGAGGCTTTAA
- a CDS encoding AAA family ATPase: MNPLESTLSGKNVQEPPKSKSLKSARIHAIHFAPEDKMLRFYLLENQQDEQLLTTEKLSDKTQKQLSQIFNYLQGPIDLYVHGFTQKDSVWEADAIVLLPDYLIDVTSVASCFNHQGSQVLKQLVSNFWYNPPGFSTLIGTSVNLFLDELILNPNLKLEDLIHQLFKHNPLAFSLFDDVQVEKFYDTVRQHFYNIKTLIDSRFNVEEIQLKDCLLEPSFYSVQYGIQGRLDVLYENSEKAFYWILELKSGKPYLPNKYGINTDHHAQIMLYYLLIQSVYGADSHIKCHVLYSSQTENSLRFAPTLEDIIHELIQIRNSIILMHLHLAFRKKQDAFIFDSLNDKHFSSSESYTKRDAGFLLNIYKSLNSFEKEYFKVFSGFIAREQFIAKLGRANIQYTEGLASLWLLSESEKIEFFMILPGLEISSMLTPRDDYPILILKFPQDVSILSNFRVGDTLVLYEQPDILQVQVYKCTLIEQFPSEYHIRLRTRQFPNLTIAQSKKWNLEHDSMDRNFTTQFQGLTEFCQSDETKRNLLLGLQEPGILNTGIPLIENTPLLIQSVLQKILKSKDYFLLWGPPGSGKTSMVIKYLTASLYLNSKESILLLAYTNRAVDEICEAIESINLSSDLDFIRIGSRYAVHPKFRKNLLEEKISGFKTRKELQKLINSTRIVTATLASIQGKRELFQLKNFDTVIIDEASQILESQLIGILPRFKRFILIGDHMQLPAVTAQTEEESKIQSDLLVQQGFKSLSTSYFERMLNTVQQKNWIHCYDMLHFQGRMHRHLMQFPSRFFYQEKLQTLPDEFGFRQLENYSEKFNKTKSISSWLCTERIVFIDCKNETDSMQAKINLPEAILVAQIVQSLFKMYQEQQINWTNLTLGVITPFRAQIALIKQQLQLLALDENLITVDTAERYQGGSRDIIILSTVISDPSQMIQISSVNADGVDRKLNVALTRARDQIILIGNEDILNTSSIYKNLIESYYKVKV, from the coding sequence ATGAACCCTTTGGAATCTACCCTTTCAGGTAAAAATGTGCAGGAACCACCAAAATCAAAATCTTTAAAATCCGCTAGAATTCATGCAATTCACTTTGCTCCGGAAGATAAAATGCTCAGGTTTTATCTTCTTGAAAATCAGCAGGACGAACAGCTTTTAACAACAGAAAAGCTTTCTGATAAAACTCAAAAACAACTCTCCCAAATATTTAATTATCTCCAGGGGCCGATTGATTTATATGTTCATGGATTCACACAAAAAGATTCTGTTTGGGAGGCAGATGCAATTGTGTTGTTACCTGATTATTTGATCGATGTAACATCAGTTGCTTCTTGTTTTAACCATCAGGGCAGCCAGGTTTTAAAACAATTGGTTTCAAATTTTTGGTACAATCCACCCGGATTTTCAACACTAATCGGAACCTCAGTCAATTTATTTTTGGATGAATTGATACTAAACCCAAATTTAAAACTTGAAGATCTAATCCATCAATTGTTTAAACACAATCCATTGGCGTTTTCCTTATTTGATGACGTGCAGGTTGAAAAATTTTATGACACGGTACGCCAACATTTTTACAACATAAAAACCTTAATTGATAGTCGCTTCAATGTAGAAGAAATCCAATTAAAAGATTGTCTCTTAGAGCCTAGTTTCTACTCTGTTCAATATGGAATCCAGGGAAGACTGGATGTCTTGTATGAAAATTCTGAAAAGGCTTTTTACTGGATTCTCGAACTAAAAAGTGGCAAACCCTATTTACCAAACAAATATGGAATTAATACAGATCATCATGCACAAATCATGTTGTATTATTTATTAATTCAATCCGTTTATGGCGCTGATTCACACATAAAATGCCACGTATTATATTCCAGTCAGACTGAAAATTCACTCCGCTTTGCTCCTACCCTTGAAGACATCATACACGAGTTAATTCAAATAAGGAATTCTATTATTCTCATGCATTTACATCTCGCCTTCAGGAAAAAGCAAGATGCCTTTATTTTTGACAGTTTGAATGATAAGCATTTTAGTAGTTCCGAATCTTACACAAAAAGAGATGCAGGATTTTTACTAAACATATATAAAAGCTTAAATTCATTTGAAAAAGAATACTTTAAAGTGTTTTCAGGATTTATTGCACGTGAACAATTTATTGCTAAATTAGGCAGGGCAAATATTCAGTATACGGAAGGTCTTGCATCGTTGTGGCTGTTATCAGAATCAGAAAAAATTGAATTTTTTATGATTTTGCCTGGTTTAGAAATTAGTTCGATGCTTACACCCAGGGATGACTACCCTATTCTTATTCTTAAATTTCCTCAGGACGTTTCAATCTTATCAAATTTTCGAGTTGGAGATACCCTGGTGTTGTATGAACAACCAGATATATTGCAAGTACAAGTTTATAAATGTACCTTGATAGAACAATTCCCGTCAGAATACCACATCCGATTAAGAACCAGGCAATTTCCAAATCTTACAATTGCTCAAAGCAAAAAATGGAATTTAGAACATGATTCCATGGATCGCAATTTTACAACACAATTTCAAGGACTTACAGAATTTTGTCAGTCGGACGAAACCAAAAGGAACTTGTTATTAGGATTGCAAGAACCTGGAATTTTAAATACAGGAATTCCATTAATTGAAAATACACCCTTACTAATTCAATCAGTCTTACAAAAAATACTCAAGTCAAAAGATTATTTTCTTTTATGGGGTCCTCCTGGGAGTGGGAAAACGAGTATGGTTATAAAATATCTTACCGCATCGCTCTATCTGAATAGTAAGGAATCTATTTTATTACTTGCATACACCAACCGGGCGGTAGATGAAATCTGTGAAGCCATTGAATCCATCAATCTATCTAGTGATCTTGATTTTATACGAATCGGTTCGCGCTATGCCGTGCATCCAAAATTCAGAAAAAACTTACTGGAAGAAAAAATAAGTGGTTTTAAAACCAGGAAAGAATTGCAAAAATTGATCAACAGCACCCGGATTGTTACCGCTACTCTAGCTTCCATCCAAGGAAAACGTGAATTATTCCAACTTAAGAATTTTGATACGGTTATCATAGACGAAGCTAGTCAAATATTAGAATCACAATTAATTGGAATACTGCCAAGATTCAAACGATTTATCTTGATTGGAGACCATATGCAATTACCCGCTGTAACGGCCCAAACTGAGGAAGAATCAAAAATTCAATCTGATTTGCTCGTCCAGCAAGGATTTAAAAGCTTAAGTACATCTTATTTTGAACGCATGTTAAATACTGTTCAACAAAAAAACTGGATACACTGTTATGATATGCTTCATTTTCAGGGTCGAATGCATCGACATTTAATGCAATTTCCGTCGAGGTTTTTTTATCAGGAAAAACTTCAAACGCTGCCGGATGAATTTGGTTTTAGACAGCTTGAAAATTATTCTGAAAAATTCAATAAAACTAAATCAATTTCTTCCTGGCTATGTACTGAACGCATTGTATTTATTGATTGTAAAAATGAAACGGATTCGATGCAAGCAAAAATAAATTTACCTGAAGCTATTTTGGTTGCTCAAATCGTTCAGTCCCTCTTTAAAATGTACCAAGAACAACAAATAAACTGGACCAATTTAACTCTTGGTGTCATTACTCCATTCAGGGCACAAATCGCATTAATAAAACAGCAACTTCAATTACTTGCTCTGGATGAAAATCTGATTACAGTAGATACAGCTGAGCGATATCAGGGGGGATCAAGAGATATAATTATACTTTCAACGGTTATCTCAGACCCCTCTCAAATGATCCAAATCAGTTCTGTAAATGCTGATGGGGTTGACAGAAAACTTAATGTAGCGCTTACCAGAGCAAGAGATCAAATCATTTTGATTGGGAATGAAGATATTTTAAACACTTCCAGCATTTATAAAAATTTAATTGAATCCTATTATAAAGTTAAAGTATGA
- a CDS encoding OmpA family protein produces MKISIKPILYQNKRQEIVLMIAFMQMLLLLMAFLFMQCKKAEKLPSGNSPVESTAAIDTSKKAINLVDTNYVPIAYHHPETVKQTLKNLEALHFTEGGIAAQVLDYLKRGDNDFGEDFKFIYLQFKGRTAEIIEKFNKEIPELANIMNSFPNLKVRLMAYTDDIGDEKANEILAEKRAKAIQSQLVAAGIAADRIQIKSFGEKYPVANNKTYDGQMLNNRIEMLIISKF; encoded by the coding sequence ATGAAAATTTCAATTAAGCCAATACTGTATCAGAACAAGCGACAAGAAATTGTATTAATGATTGCATTTATGCAAATGCTGCTTTTGCTCATGGCTTTTTTATTTATGCAATGTAAAAAAGCTGAAAAGCTGCCATCTGGCAATTCGCCTGTGGAATCGACGGCAGCAATCGACACTTCAAAAAAAGCAATTAATTTAGTTGATACAAATTATGTTCCGATAGCATATCATCATCCGGAAACTGTAAAGCAAACGTTAAAAAATCTGGAAGCCCTCCATTTTACAGAAGGTGGTATTGCTGCACAGGTATTAGATTATCTAAAGCGAGGTGATAATGATTTTGGAGAAGATTTTAAATTTATCTATTTGCAATTTAAAGGGCGAACTGCCGAAATAATCGAAAAATTTAATAAAGAAATTCCAGAGTTGGCCAACATCATGAATAGTTTTCCCAATTTAAAAGTTAGGTTAATGGCTTACACAGATGATATTGGGGATGAAAAGGCAAATGAAATCCTGGCAGAAAAGCGAGCAAAAGCGATTCAAAGTCAATTGGTAGCTGCTGGAATTGCAGCCGATAGAATTCAAATTAAATCCTTTGGTGAAAAATATCCGGTTGCAAACAATAAGACCTATGATGGACAAATGCTTAACAATCGTATTGAGATGTTGATCATTAGTAAATTTTAA
- a CDS encoding amino acid permease, giving the protein MFEKLFRKKSMASFLEASHTNSLHKVLTVQDLTALGIAAIIGAGSFSSLGEACFKGGPGVVLLFIITGIACGFTALCYAEFASRLPVAGSAYTYAYVSFGELAAWIIGWALLMEYSIGNIYVAFSWSDYFTSLLQRLHIHIPEYLTCSYLEAKKAFANQSTNDELIAAWNNAPMFGSLRIILDLPALIINVLITILVYIGVKESRNFSNVMVALKLLVIFLVIAVGALYIQAGNWMPLNSQGQPSFLPNGFSGVMGAVSGVFFAYIGFDAISVFAEESKNPQRDLPKGMIYSLVICTVIYILLALVLTGVLDFRQFDGVGDPLAFIFEMKHNAWMQLIVSFIAVIAMTSVLLVFQMGQPRIWMSMSRDGLLPPAFKKIHPRYLTPSFSTVVTGLVVGIPILFTDKTFVLDFTSIATLFAFALVCGGILLIPRKEKIAGRFQLKYINGKFVFPVMVLFTFFIINFLFPDYFKNLFVLDGNEETLKISSLIFWCFLLVLSGLAYVKNLSLIPLLGVSSCSYLLTGMTANNWAWFISWLLIGLIIYFYYGMRKSRLN; this is encoded by the coding sequence ATGTTTGAAAAATTATTCCGTAAAAAATCAATGGCTTCATTTCTTGAAGCCTCTCATACCAATAGCCTTCATAAAGTATTAACCGTACAGGATTTAACAGCTTTAGGAATTGCCGCAATTATAGGGGCCGGAAGCTTTAGCAGCCTGGGTGAAGCATGTTTTAAAGGGGGACCCGGAGTTGTCTTGTTATTTATTATTACAGGCATTGCCTGTGGTTTTACTGCCTTGTGTTATGCAGAATTTGCCAGTAGATTACCAGTTGCCGGATCTGCCTACACGTATGCCTATGTTTCCTTTGGTGAATTAGCTGCCTGGATAATTGGTTGGGCACTTTTAATGGAATATTCAATAGGTAACATATACGTTGCTTTTTCCTGGAGCGATTATTTCACCTCCTTGTTGCAACGATTGCACATCCATATTCCAGAATATCTGACCTGTAGTTACCTCGAAGCTAAAAAAGCATTTGCCAACCAATCAACTAATGATGAATTGATCGCTGCATGGAATAATGCACCTATGTTTGGCTCTCTTCGAATTATTTTAGACCTACCTGCCCTTATTATTAATGTGTTGATTACGATACTCGTATATATAGGTGTAAAAGAATCCAGAAATTTTAGCAACGTCATGGTAGCACTAAAATTATTGGTAATCTTTTTAGTGATTGCTGTAGGTGCCTTGTACATCCAGGCAGGAAACTGGATGCCCTTAAATTCACAAGGTCAGCCTTCATTTTTACCCAATGGCTTTAGTGGCGTAATGGGCGCGGTCAGTGGGGTATTTTTTGCTTATATTGGATTTGATGCGATCAGTGTTTTTGCAGAGGAAAGTAAAAATCCCCAACGGGACTTACCAAAAGGAATGATTTACTCGCTGGTCATTTGCACGGTCATTTATATCTTACTTGCACTGGTATTGACCGGTGTTTTAGATTTCAGACAATTTGATGGCGTTGGGGATCCATTGGCATTTATTTTTGAAATGAAACACAATGCATGGATGCAATTAATTGTCTCATTTATAGCTGTAATAGCAATGACCAGTGTTTTATTGGTTTTTCAAATGGGTCAACCACGGATCTGGATGAGTATGAGTCGTGACGGGTTGTTGCCTCCTGCGTTCAAAAAAATTCATCCACGTTATCTTACCCCTTCGTTTTCAACGGTCGTTACTGGTTTGGTTGTAGGTATTCCGATACTTTTTACTGATAAAACGTTTGTATTGGATTTTACAAGCATTGCAACTTTATTTGCATTTGCACTTGTTTGTGGTGGAATTTTACTCATTCCAAGAAAAGAAAAAATTGCAGGCAGGTTTCAATTAAAATACATCAATGGCAAATTTGTATTTCCTGTGATGGTTCTATTCACATTTTTTATCATTAATTTTCTATTTCCAGATTATTTTAAGAACCTTTTTGTTTTGGATGGTAACGAAGAAACCTTAAAAATTTCAAGTTTAATTTTTTGGTGTTTTCTTTTAGTTCTTTCAGGATTAGCATATGTAAAAAATTTATCCTTGATCCCATTACTTGGCGTTTCCAGTTGTTCGTATTTATTAACCGGAATGACGGCAAATAACTGGGCTTGGTTTATTAGTTGGCTATTGATCGGCTTGATTATCTATTTTTATTATGGAATGAGAAAAAGTCGTCTCAATTGA